In one window of Archocentrus centrarchus isolate MPI-CPG fArcCen1 chromosome 11, fArcCen1, whole genome shotgun sequence DNA:
- the dgat1a gene encoding diacylglycerol O-acyltransferase 1a, with product MSDTAETRGPVTRRRRTTITSVKQANGSKRQEVGEKPLQCSVKEKSADKVQKHASNNAKVERETGKSAHQQLTNSPKKQKSAVEDINDRLRCHNLQESLLSSASGYSNYRGILNWCVVMLVLSNARLFLENIIKYGILVDPIQVVSLFLKDPYSWPAACLIIVSNVFILAALHIERRLAVVTISETTGLILHMFNLTSLLIFPSASVLTVTSITPVGGVLSLGIYTVLFLKLYSYMESNKWCREIRQAKAKKMTRSYSCPIVAQSNGSAVHASVSYPGNLTHRDMYYFVFAPTLCYQLNFPRSPRIRKRFLIRRLFEMLFLMQLLVGLIQQWMVPTIQNSMKPFQEMDFSRMVERLLKLAVPNHLIWLIFFYWFFHSSLNFVAELLQFGDREFYRDWWNSETVTYFWANWNIPVHKWCLRHFYKPMLRKGVNKFLAQTAVFLVSAFFHEYLVSIPLKMFRLWAFMGMMAQVPLAWFVSRFLNGNYGNAAVWISLIIGQPIAVLMYVHDYYVIHYGSTT from the exons ATGAGCGACACAGCCGAGACGAGAGGGCCCGTTACCCGCCGGAGGAGGACCACTATCACCAGCGTGAAGCAAGCCAACGGGAGCAAGAGGCAAGAGGTAGGGGAGAAACCGCTACAGTGTTCCGTTAAAGAGAAAAGCGCAGACAAGGTCCAGAAGCATGCAAGCAATAACGCGAAGGTGGAGAGAGAAACGGGGAAGTCGGCCCACCAGCAGCTCACAAACAGTCCGAAGAAACAGAAGAGTGCGGTGGAAGATATCAACGACAGGCTCAG ATGTCACAATCTACAGGAGTCTCTCTTGAGCTCAGCCAGCGGCTACAGCAACTACAGAGGAATCCTCAACTGGTGTGTTGTCATGCTG GTGCTGAGTAATGCACGACTTTTCTTAGAGAACATTATAAA GTATGGCATCTTGGTAGACCCTATCCAAGTAGTGTCCCTCTTCTTAAAGGACCCTTATAGCTGGCCAGCAGCATGCCTGATCATTG TGTCCAATGTGTTCATCTTAGCAGCCTTGCACATAGAGAGGCGTCTGGCTGTG GTCACCATCTCTGAAACCACAGGGCTGATTCTTCACATGTTTAACCTGACATCCTTGTTGATCTTTCCTTCAGCCTCAGTCCTCACTGTGACCTCCATCACACCAG tgggtGGTGTGCTCTCCTTAGGGATCTACACAGtgctgtttctcaaactgtaCTCCTACATGGAATCCAACAAGTGGTGCAGGGAAATCAGACAAGCCAAAGCCAAAAAAATGACACGGTCATATTCAT GTCCAATTGTGGCACAATCCAACGGGTCAGCAGTTCACGCCAGTGTTTCCTACCCAGGCAACCTCACACACAGAG aCATGTACTACTTTGTCTTTGCGCCAACTCTCTGCTATCAGCTCAACTTCCCACGGTCTCCACGAATACGCAAAAGGTTTCTGATAAGAAGACTTTTTGAAATG CTTTTCCTCATGCAGTTGTTGGTGGGATTAATACAGCAG TGGATGGTCCCCACTATTCAGAACTCAATGAAACCATTCCAG gaaatggACTTTTCTAGGATGGTGGAACGCTTGCTGAAACTAGCT GTTCCTAACCATCTAATATGGTTAATATTCTTCTATTGGTTTTTTCATTCCTCTCTGAACTTTGtggcagagctgctgcagtttgGAGACCGGGAGTTCTACAGAGACTGGTG GAATTCTGAGACTGTCACATACTTCTGGGCCAACTGGAACATCCCAGTGCACAAGTGGTGCCTGAG ACATTTCTATAAGCCAATGTTGAGGAAGGGGGTGAACAAGTTTCTGGCTCAGACTGCTGTTTTCCTGGTTTCTGCCTTCTTCCATGAG TACCTGGTGAGTATTCCTTTGAAGATGTTCAGACTGTGGGCCTTCATGGGAATGATGGCTCAG GTTCCTCTGGCTTGGTTTGTGAGTCGTTTCCTAAATGGAAATTACGGCAATGCAGCCGTGTGGATCTCACTCATCATCGGACAGCCCATTGCTGTGTTGATGTACGTCCATGACTACTATGTCATTCATTACGGGAGCACTACATAG